A region of Flavobacteriales bacterium DNA encodes the following proteins:
- a CDS encoding polyprenol monophosphomannose synthase, translating to MSNLVIIPTYNEKENINNIIDAVFSLEELFHILVVDDGSPDGTAQIVKDLQQQYQGKLHIEERTGKQGLGTAYIHGFKWALNRDYDFIFEMDADFSHNPKDLPRLLEACKNQGYDMSIGSRYVKGGKVENWPFSRWLMSYYASFYVRMVLLINIKDTTAGFKCYSRKVLETLNLDNVWFVGYAFQIEMKYSTLKNGFKIKEVPVTFVDRVFGESKMNMGIFKEAFWGVLKLRKKFK from the coding sequence ATGAGTAACCTAGTTATTATTCCTACCTATAATGAAAAAGAAAACATCAATAATATTATTGATGCTGTTTTTTCTTTGGAGGAGTTGTTTCATATATTGGTGGTAGATGATGGGTCTCCAGATGGAACAGCCCAAATCGTTAAAGACCTGCAACAGCAATATCAAGGAAAGCTGCATATTGAAGAAAGAACGGGTAAACAAGGTTTAGGAACAGCATATATTCATGGGTTTAAATGGGCACTGAATCGTGATTATGATTTTATCTTTGAGATGGATGCCGATTTTTCGCACAACCCAAAAGATTTACCTCGTTTATTAGAAGCCTGTAAAAACCAGGGATACGATATGAGTATCGGATCGAGGTATGTAAAAGGAGGTAAAGTCGAGAATTGGCCGTTTAGCCGATGGTTAATGTCATATTATGCTTCTTTCTATGTAAGAATGGTATTGTTGATTAATATCAAAGACACAACAGCAGGATTTAAGTGTTATTCACGAAAAGTTTTAGAAACATTAAACTTAGACAATGTTTGGTTTGTAGGATATGCATTTCAAATTGAAATGAAATATTCAACACTAAAAAACGGGTTTAAAATTAAAGAGGTCCCAGTTACATTTGTAGATCGAGTTTTTGGAGAATCTAAAATGAATATGGGGATTTTTAAAGAAGCTTTTTGGGGGGTACTTAAGTTGAGAAAGAAGTTTAAATAG
- a CDS encoding M48 family metallopeptidase produces the protein MKLFLLLLTVITFYSQQLTAQHKEVNFEERNLYAKGTLPNVFSATIAEKLETSIEEFNLVDSTQDYDEKIKFLLTSNYLDSDLFWSGNVLYGDALTNYIQKVGDKVVQGRKDLTKKIEFYVYRSSQINAFCTGLGNIFVSTGLLANIETEAELAFVLSHEVAHYELKHSLSSYFENDKLLKGKGEYKKQKIEQKIALLYKFAKEDEYEADSVGTAEFLKLGYRGEHVPNVLEMLYYAYLPFDEKYIDEEFLNIGDIQIPAEYLLKNADSIPAMIERNDSYYTHPNILKRLNRVEAIQLEYEQSNTVDFFFSEETFYAVRKKARYELVRQYLIEARYSKALYSSLTLLEDDPNNRFLELSISKALYGLCKYKNANELHYVAEAYTRIQGESQKIHYLIKHLTKKQFNVVVVSFLEKMALKYPEETILEQYIEDLIRELVVVNKITTKDLKKESTTADNFHLYALRDLYEKNGYEAKFNDYHKELEELQEKENKSYKEKEKEKRLKQIDQQKNGYQIKAETMVVMEPKVYLFDKEGIMLSAIEKLQLEYVEEIKKMSEVHHIKVEHLDRLNVRDTKRYNYLLILNDLLRSYNQNMDYKLVTIMDGNRNYLQDVYDTRYVYQTYIYYNKKTKSNHFISSLIDIELGKTVYSNIAFFKGYPHLNLIRRFIDDDFRKIKT, from the coding sequence ATGAAGCTATTTTTATTATTACTTACTGTTATAACATTCTATAGTCAGCAGTTAACTGCTCAGCATAAGGAGGTAAATTTTGAAGAAAGAAATTTATATGCAAAAGGAACCTTGCCAAATGTGTTTTCTGCAACTATAGCTGAAAAGTTAGAAACATCTATAGAAGAATTTAATCTGGTAGATTCAACACAAGATTATGATGAAAAAATAAAATTTTTATTAACCTCTAACTATCTAGATTCTGATTTGTTTTGGTCTGGTAATGTTTTGTATGGAGATGCTTTGACGAACTATATTCAGAAAGTAGGAGATAAAGTCGTTCAAGGTAGAAAAGACTTAACTAAAAAAATAGAGTTTTATGTTTATAGATCAAGTCAAATCAATGCCTTTTGTACAGGATTGGGAAATATCTTTGTGAGTACAGGTTTGCTTGCCAATATTGAAACTGAGGCCGAGTTAGCTTTTGTATTATCTCATGAAGTAGCACATTATGAATTAAAACACAGTTTATCTTCCTATTTTGAAAATGACAAGTTATTAAAAGGAAAAGGAGAGTATAAAAAACAGAAAATTGAACAAAAAATAGCTTTACTGTATAAGTTTGCTAAAGAAGATGAGTATGAGGCAGATTCTGTGGGAACTGCTGAGTTTTTAAAGTTAGGGTATAGAGGAGAGCATGTTCCAAATGTATTGGAAATGCTGTATTATGCCTACCTCCCTTTTGATGAAAAATATATTGATGAGGAGTTTTTAAATATTGGAGATATTCAAATTCCTGCAGAATATTTGTTGAAAAATGCCGATAGCATACCAGCAATGATAGAAAGAAATGACAGCTATTATACGCATCCCAACATCTTAAAACGATTAAATAGAGTAGAAGCCATTCAGTTGGAGTATGAGCAATCAAACACAGTTGATTTTTTCTTTTCAGAAGAAACGTTTTATGCTGTGAGAAAAAAAGCCAGGTATGAATTGGTTAGACAATATTTGATTGAAGCCAGGTATTCAAAAGCGCTGTATAGTTCTTTAACTTTGTTAGAAGATGATCCAAATAACCGCTTTTTAGAGTTGTCGATATCAAAAGCATTGTATGGTTTATGTAAGTATAAAAATGCCAATGAATTACATTATGTAGCTGAAGCTTATACTAGAATACAAGGTGAGAGTCAAAAGATCCATTACCTGATTAAGCATTTAACTAAAAAGCAGTTCAATGTTGTTGTTGTAAGCTTTTTAGAAAAAATGGCCTTAAAATATCCAGAAGAAACAATCTTAGAACAGTACATTGAAGATCTAATTAGAGAGTTAGTTGTTGTCAATAAAATAACTACTAAAGATTTAAAAAAGGAAAGTACTACTGCTGATAATTTTCACCTTTATGCGTTAAGAGATTTATATGAAAAAAATGGATATGAAGCTAAGTTTAATGATTACCATAAAGAACTTGAGGAGTTACAAGAAAAAGAAAATAAAAGTTACAAGGAAAAAGAGAAAGAAAAAAGATTAAAACAAATAGACCAACAAAAGAATGGGTACCAAATTAAAGCCGAAACAATGGTGGTGATGGAACCTAAAGTTTATTTGTTTGACAAGGAGGGGATCATGTTAAGTGCTATAGAAAAGCTACAGTTAGAGTATGTTGAAGAGATTAAAAAGATGTCTGAGGTCCATCACATTAAGGTCGAACATTTAGATCGGTTAAATGTCAGAGATACTAAACGTTATAATTATTTATTAATTTTAAATGATTTGTTGAGGAGCTATAACCAGAATATGGATTATAAGCTTGTTACAATAATGGATGGAAATCGGAACTATTTACAAGATGTTTACGATACAAGGTATGTTTATCAAACTTATATATACTATAATAAAAAGACGAAAAGCAATCATTTTATTTCAAGTCTTATAGATATTGAATTAGGTAAAACAGTTTATTCGAATATAGCGTTTTTCAAAGGTTACCCACATCTTAATCTTATTAGGAGGTTTATAGACGATGATTTTAGAAAGATAAAGACGTAA